One genomic segment of Sander lucioperca isolate FBNREF2018 chromosome 10, SLUC_FBN_1.2, whole genome shotgun sequence includes these proteins:
- the slc6a19b gene encoding solute carrier family 6 member 19b, with translation MKLQLPNPGLEDRILSHQQLDKLEKDEAGDRPKWDNKTQYMLTCVGFCVGLGNVWRFPYLCQSHGGGAFMIPFLILLVLEGIPLLHLEFAIGQRLRRGSLGVWATIHPYLTGIGIASMCVSLTISLYYNTIMAWILWYFFNSFQEPLPWSQCPMNANLTGIVSECERSSPVDYFWYRETLNTTPAIEEDGGLQWWILLCHICAWSVLYICIIRGIETTGKAVYVTSTLPYVVLTIFLIRGLTLKGSLNGVKFLFTPDLTELAKPSTWLDAGAQVFYSFSLAFGGLISFSSYNSVHNNCEQDAVIISIINGITSVYAATVIYTIIGFRATERFDNCLSGNILALLNVFELPEGNITDSNYNQVVQRLNATHPEVFQQLDLKSCNLNTFLSEGVEGTGLAFIVFTEAITKMPLSPLWAVLFFIMLFCLGLSSMFGNIEGVLVPLQDLNVFPKTWPKEVVTGVTCMLCCLVGLIFIQGSGSYWLSLFDTYGGSIPLLVVAFCEMISVVYIYGIDRFNDDIKFMIGHKPNFFWQASWRVISPLIMFIILVFYFVTKVSEKIVYKAWNPESNTFPTLEEKPYPGWIYAIIFILAGIPSLAVPLVCVWKCLKSKKRDKPHLDNISDQIQMNNESKKSTA, from the exons ATGAAGTTACAACTCCCCAATCCAGGCCTGGAGGACAGGATACTGTCCCATCAGCAGCTGGACAAACTGGAGAAGGATGAGGCTGGAGACAGACCAAAATGGGACAACAAGACCCAGTACATGTTGACCTGTGTTGGGTTTTGTGTGGGACTTGGAAATGTCTGGCGGTTCCCCTACTTGTGTCAGAGTCATGGAGGAG gAGCATTTATGATACCATTTTTGATCCTGCTGGTCCTTGAAGGAATCCCACTTCTGCATCTTGAGTTTGCTATTGGTCAACGTTTAAGAAGAGGCAGTTTGGGAGTGTGGGCTACAATTCATCCCTATTTGACTGGCATTG GTATTGCATCTATGTGTGTATCACTGACGATCAGTCTCTACTACAACACCATTATGGCCTGGATTCTGTGGTACTTCTTTAATTCATTTCAAGAGCCTCTGCCTTGGAGCCAATGTCCCATGAATGCCAATTTAACAG GCATTGTCTCGGAGTGTGAGAGGAGCTCCCCTGTGGATTATTTCTGGTACAGAGAGACTCTGAACACAACTCCAGCGATTGAAGAAGACGGTGGTCTGCAGTGGTGGATACTGTTATGTCACATATGTGCGTGGTCTGTGCTCTATATCTGCATCATTCGTGGTATTGAGACCACTGGGAAG GCTGTGTATGTGACTTCGACCCTTCCTTACGTGGTGCTGACAATTTTTCTGATCAGAGGGTTGACCCTGAAGGGCTCTTTGAATGGAGTTAAGTTTCTCTTCACACCAGAC TTAACAGAGCTGGCTAAGCCATCAACATGGCTCGATGCAGGTGCTCAAGTTTTCTATTCCTTCTCTCTGGCTTTTGGTGGTCTTATTTCCTTCTCCAGCTATAACTCAGTGCA TAACAACTGTGAACAGGATGCAGTGATCATCTCTATCATCAACGGTATCACCTCCGTCTATGCGGCAACTGTCATTTACACCATAATCGGTTTCAGAGCAACAGAGAGATTTGACAACTGTCTTTCTGG aaacatCCTAGCATTACTAAATGTGTTTGAGCTTCCTGAGGGCAACATCACTGACAGCAACTACAATCAGGTTGTTCAGCGTCTTAATGCAACACACCCTGAGGTTTTTCAACAGCTAGATCTTAAGTCCTGCAACTTAAATACTTTTCTCAGTGAG GGAGTTGAAGGAACTGGTTTAGCCTTCATTGTGTTCACTGAAGCTATCACCAAGATGCCCCTCTCACCGTTGTGGGCCGTCCTTTTCTTCATAATGCTCTTCTGTCTCGGCCTGTCTTCTATGTTTGGTAACATTGAGGGAGTTCTAGTACCACTGCAAGACCTCAATGTCTTCCCTAAGACATGGCCAAAAGAGGTTGTCACTG GTGTAACGTGCATGCTCTGCTGTCTGGTGGGTCTGATATTTATCCAAGGCTCAGGAAGCTATTGGCTTTCACTCTTTGACACCTATGGAGGATCCATCCCTCTGCTAGTTGTTGCATTCTGCGAGATGATCTCAGTGGTGTACATATATGGGATAGACAG GTTCAATGATGATATTAAGTTCATGATTGGACACAAACCCAACTTCTTCTGGCAGGCGTCATGGAGAGTCATCAGCCCACTCATAATGTTTATCATCTTGGTCTTTTACTTCGTCACTAAAGTTTCTGAAAAGATCGTTTACAAAGCCTGGAATCCTGAATCG AATACATTCCCCACACTCGAAGAAAAGCCATATCCAGGCTGGATCTATGCGATCATCTTCATATTGGCAGGGATACCCAGTCTTGCTGTGCCTTTAGTTTGTGTCTGGAAATGCTTAAAGTCAAAGAAGAGGGATAAGCCCCATCTCGATAATATCTCTGACCAAATTCAAATGAACAATGAGAGCAAAAAATCCACAGCCTAA